CAAGGGGAATTACCTGTTTATTTTTAGGAATAAAAGATGGGATTTGCCAAAAGGAAAGGTCGAAAACGGCGAGAAAATGAAACAAGCTGCGTTGCGTGAAGTAGAGGAAGAGTGTGGAGTAAAGATCTTTACCAATGGTGAAAAGCTATGTAAAACTTATCATGTGTATACATTAGGAGGCAAAATCGTTTTAAAGAAAACCAATTGGTACAGCATGACTGTTAAAGGAGTACCTAAGCTGATTCCTCAAAAAGAAGAAGGAATCACTAAGGCCATCTGGTTGGGTAGAACCGAGTTGGAGCCTATCCTTAAAAACACTTATCCTTCTATAGTACAAGTATTGGAAGTTGGGGCATTGTTGTACTCGTAAGGTTATAAAATGACCACAAGAGGCGCTTCACTTTATAAAAAGGGAAGCGCCTCTTGTGGTAAAAATTGACTTACATTCCCATTGTTGCGCAAAATATCGCGTACAATGGTTGAGCTGATTGCAGAATATTCGGGTTTGCTTAGTATAAAGATGGTTTCCATCTCGGGCATCATGGTTTGGTTGATTTGTGCAATGGCTCTTTCGTATTCGAAATCTCCTACAGAACGAATTCCTCTGACCATGTATTTTGCATTTATTTTTTTGCAAAAATCAACTGTTAAACCTTCATAAAGTTGTACCTCAACCTGGGCTGTATCTGCAAATACCGTTTTTACAATTTCTTCTCGCTTCTCTGCAGATAAAAAACTTTGTTTTGAACTGTTCAATCCAATGCCTACCACGATTTTATCAAATAAGGGTAACGCGCGTTTTAAAATATCAACGTGAGCGATAGTTATGGGATCGAATGAACCTGGAAAAAGTGCAATCTTCATAGGGTTAATTTTTTTCAAAAAAACTGAAAGATGAATTTCCATACCTTCTGGTTTCTTTATAACCTGGTTGGTCTTTCATTTTTAGTAAAGATGGATGTTCTACTATTAACAAGCCGTTATCAGTAAGTAAATTATTCTTCATAACCAGCTGCGGTATTAATGGAATTGTTGGTAAATCGTAGGGAGGGTCAGCAAAAATGATTTGGTAGGTCTCCTGATCACTTTCTAAAAATTTAAAAACATCATCCTTGTGCGCGTCTATTTCGGGTAAATCGTATTTTTTTATGACTGATTTTAGCCAATACACACAGCCTGAGTGTTTATCTACCGCTGTTACCTGTTTTATTCCTCTTGATGCAAACTCTATGCTAATGTTTCCTGTTCCCGAAAACAGATCAAGCACCCTACACTCTTCAAAATCGTAAGTATTATACAGAATGTTAAAAAGTGCTTCTTTGGCCATATCTGTAGTGGGCCTAACAGGTAAACTTTCGGGGGCACTAAGGCGAATGCCTTTTAATTTTCCTCCTATTATTCGCATAAATCAAGGGCTAGCAAGCTGCTGTAATAATGAGCAGGCATATCATCTAAAATTTTGTGGTCTAATTCTTTAACAGGGGGGCAATTGAAACTGATGTTGTTAAAGTATTTTGCTATACATTGATAATAATCGTCTCCAGAATGTATAATGCCACTTAACTGTACTTCTGTATTGGCTGTATTGATGTTAAGCTGGCTAACGATCAATAATAGATAATAGTTAAACTCTTCAGCGTTATCAGTCTGGTAATAATTTTGAAAGATCAGCTTTTCGCCAGTACTATATAAAGCATTGAATGAAGATGCAGTAAAATCGAGCAATAAAATCGTTTTGTCACTTTGAGCCGCAAGTGTAAGTACAGGTGCGTTTTGCGCATATAACTTGCAATTACTTAAAGATGTTGTCAGTGTTTCTTCAGTAAATTGCTGAAGGGTAAAGATTGAGGTAAAACCAAATGTTTTAAATGGTCTGGTATATAAGTTATTTGATTGTGTTTCGGTAAAGAATTTAGCGTATTGATTGAGCTGTTGTGGATCAAACAGTTCATTAGGAACATTGATCGAATTCTCTGTATATACAGCAGCTTTAATTTCTTTAAAAGCTAAGGTTAAATAAACATCATTCTTAAGTTTGATGGCCAGCATTGCCGGTACATCGTTACACTCCTGCTCATCATAAACTGCTTTAAGTTGTCTGCGGCCCTTATCAATGATTGCATAAGAGAAACTATCCGGTGTTATTTTTAACAACAGGTCGCAATCTGCAGCCGTATTCAGGTCAAACTCAGGATCAACCAATAGTATGCTGTTTTTATTATCCATATTAGCAAAATTAATCCTTTTTTCTATAAGATCACCATCGCATATTTGTTAAATGGATAAAGCAGCAATTATTGCCCAATCTTACGAATTTACTCCGACTGCCGAACAGCTTTTTTTTTGTAAAGAAATGGCTTCTTTTTTATCACATGAGTTGGATAATCAGTGTTTTATATTGAGAGGGTACGCAGGGACGGGGAAAACTACTTCTGTAGGAGCCCTGGTAAAGGCTTTAACAAAATTTAAAATCCGTTCGGTATTAATGGCGCCAACAGGAAGGGCGGCGAAGGTGATGAGCAATTATACCGGTAAAAAGGCCCTAACCATTCATAAAAAAATATATAGAAAACGATCGGCGGTTTCAACTGATTTGTCGTTTCAGTTGGCACCTAACCTGGCGGAACATACACTTTTTATCATTGATGAGGCATCGATGATTGCCGATGAATGGATTACGCATACTGGGTCATCCTTTTTAAAGGATTTAATGGAATTTGTGTATAATGGGAAAAATTGTGCTGCATTATTTGTGGGTGATACGGCACAATTGCCGCCGGTTGGGAGTATTGATAGTCCGGCTTTAAATGCAGCATACGTCGCATCAAATTTTGGTATACAGGTTAAAACAGTTGAACTGAAAGAGGTAGTGCGACAGGAAAAGAAATCAGGAATATTGGCCAATGCAACCATGCTGCGCAAGCTGATTAATGATTTGGAAGCGAAAAGCGATGCAAAAATGATTTTACCGAAATTTATAACCAAAAACTATAAAGATATCTTTAGGATGACAGGCCTAAAGCTGGTTGAAGGGCTAGAATATGCTTATGGTAAGTTTGGCATTGAAAACTCATTGGTTGTTTGCAGATCTAATAAATCGGCCAATGTATATAATCAGCAGATCAGAGCCAGGTTGCTTTATCGTGAGGAAGAGCTTACGGGTGGCGACCAGATTATGGTGGTGAAGAACAATTATTTTTGGCTGCCCGAAAATGAGTCGGCCGCTTTTATTGCTAATGGCGATATGGCTAAAATTGTAAGAGTAAGGAATACGGAAGAACGGTACGGCTTTCGTTTTTCGGAAGTACAGTTGGAATTTATGGATTTTCCGGATGTAGGACTGGTTACCTGTAAGGTGATGCTGGATACGCTTACAATAGATGCGCCAAATTTATCGCATGAACAAGGAACTAAACTATTTGAACAGTTGAATATTGATTATGAGCATATAAAAAATAAGCGGGAAAGATTTAATGCAATTAAAGAAGATCCTTATTATAATGCGCTGCAAATTAAGTTCGCTTATGCGGTAACCTGTCATAAAGCGCAAGGTGGGCAATGGGATGCTGTTTTTGTAGATCAGGGTTATTTAACGGATGAAATGGTAGACATGGACTTTTTAAGATGGCTATATACTGGGGTGACGAGAGCGAAAAGAGAATTATTTTTAGTAAATTTTGCACCTAATCTGTTTTTAGCTACGGCCGAGGATGAATTTTAAATATTAAAAAGCGTAATTATGAGATTTGCATATTCTATTAAACAAAAAATGAAGATCGCAGTGTTGTTATTCTGCATTATGGCCTGTACCTTATTGATTCGTTTTTTGGAGGATAAAAGTGTAAAGAGCATGAATGAGTCATTTGTATCCATGTACAATGACAGGCTTATTCCTGCCACTGATTTGTTTTATGTGGCAGAGAATGCTTATTTAAAAAAATCTCTGTTTGAAGATGCTTTATATGGGCCTGATCAGCTTTTTGATGCTGCAAGTTTGAAGGCGCAACTCGGGAAGCTGAACGTTTCAATTGATTCTTTGATTGATAAGTATAGTAAAACCTTTCTGGTAAAGCAGGAAAAGGAACAGTTGGAGGAACTTAAAAAAGACCTTGAAAGTACAGTAGGTGTGGAAAACAAAATGTTATCTATAGCGACTACACAGGGTATTGGAGAAGCCAGAAAGCTCTACAGTAATGAGGGAAGGGACTCATCAAACAAAACTATAAAGAAATTATCAGAGCTGATGAGTATTCAGAAGCAAATAGGGGAAGAATTGATTAAAGATTCAGCTTTTATGGTATCTGGTAATAAGCTGTATTCTACCTTTCAGGTAGTTTTGGCCATTGTTATTGGTATTTTGATCGTGGGGATTGTATTTACTTCTAATGTAGTAAAGATTACTAATGAGAAGTTTAATTTGAATTAAGCGGCTATTAATGGTATAGTAATTTGAAAAGTAGTGCCCTCATTTTCTTTGCTGTTTACGGTTATCGATCCTCCATGTCGCTCTATAATCTGCCTGGATATATGTAATCCTAAACCTATTGACTTTTCGCCTTTAAGCCCTGGTCGTCCTGCTTTAGAGAACTGATCAAAAAGTATTTTCTGTAGGTTATCAGGGATACCGATCCCAAAATCTGTAATCCGGATGATACATGTGTCATCTGATTTAGAAAGTTCGATATTGATAGGGGTTTCCGGTTTGGAAAATTTTAGTCCGTTTCCAATAAGGTTATCTATAACCCTGGTCAGTTTAGATGGGTTAACTGCGGCAGTAACTGCCGGTTCGTCGGGTTTAAAATTTATAACTCTTTCCTTGTTCAGATTTTTTTGCCAATTGTCACAAATACTATTCATAAAAGCGATCATATTTGTAGTTTGAAGCTGGAATGGCGCTTTTTCATTTTGAGCTACTTCAATCAGATCGTTGATGATGTTTTTTGCCTGGCGTGTTGATGTAAGAATAAGCTGCATTTCCATGCTGTTTTTATTAGATTCCTCTTCTAAAGCAATTTGGGTTAGTGCTTCGATATTATTGAGCGGGTTTCTTAGGTCATGAGCTACAAATCCAAGAATTTCTCCTTTTTGATGATTAAGGAGTTGAACTTCCATATTTTTTTCTTCTAGTTGCTTGACCTTTACAAACTGTTCGGCTTTAAAGTAATAGCTATATCTGGAACAGGCGTAAAGAAAAAAAGCCAGTACGCCGGACATGATTACATTAAGTAGTTTTTGCAGGTTACTGATGTTTGGTATGACCATAGCGGCTATAAACAAAATTACAATGTAAATAGAAATGGTAATGATTTGTTTAAGTTCAAGCGCGAAGAAAACACTA
This is a stretch of genomic DNA from Candidatus Pedobacter colombiensis. It encodes these proteins:
- a CDS encoding NUDIX domain-containing protein, encoding MKTYRIYINDNTLYITDAVPDLLAEFERLSVVGFDFSTFYKHVIGVTGKSYLLLDPDPKGLFKRIKSSCLIIKAAGGLVANAKGNYLFIFRNKRWDLPKGKVENGEKMKQAALREVEEECGVKIFTNGEKLCKTYHVYTLGGKIVLKKTNWYSMTVKGVPKLIPQKEEGITKAIWLGRTELEPILKNTYPSIVQVLEVGALLYS
- the coaD gene encoding pantetheine-phosphate adenylyltransferase encodes the protein MKIALFPGSFDPITIAHVDILKRALPLFDKIVVGIGLNSSKQSFLSAEKREEIVKTVFADTAQVEVQLYEGLTVDFCKKINAKYMVRGIRSVGDFEYERAIAQINQTMMPEMETIFILSKPEYSAISSTIVRDILRNNGNVSQFLPQEALPFL
- a CDS encoding RsmD family RNA methyltransferase translates to MRIIGGKLKGIRLSAPESLPVRPTTDMAKEALFNILYNTYDFEECRVLDLFSGTGNISIEFASRGIKQVTAVDKHSGCVYWLKSVIKKYDLPEIDAHKDDVFKFLESDQETYQIIFADPPYDLPTIPLIPQLVMKNNLLTDNGLLIVEHPSLLKMKDQPGYKETRRYGNSSFSFFEKN
- a CDS encoding DUF3822 family protein; this encodes MDNKNSILLVDPEFDLNTAADCDLLLKITPDSFSYAIIDKGRRQLKAVYDEQECNDVPAMLAIKLKNDVYLTLAFKEIKAAVYTENSINVPNELFDPQQLNQYAKFFTETQSNNLYTRPFKTFGFTSIFTLQQFTEETLTTSLSNCKLYAQNAPVLTLAAQSDKTILLLDFTASSFNALYSTGEKLIFQNYYQTDNAEEFNYYLLLIVSQLNINTANTEVQLSGIIHSGDDYYQCIAKYFNNISFNCPPVKELDHKILDDMPAHYYSSLLALDLCE
- a CDS encoding AAA family ATPase, with product MDKAAIIAQSYEFTPTAEQLFFCKEMASFLSHELDNQCFILRGYAGTGKTTSVGALVKALTKFKIRSVLMAPTGRAAKVMSNYTGKKALTIHKKIYRKRSAVSTDLSFQLAPNLAEHTLFIIDEASMIADEWITHTGSSFLKDLMEFVYNGKNCAALFVGDTAQLPPVGSIDSPALNAAYVASNFGIQVKTVELKEVVRQEKKSGILANATMLRKLINDLEAKSDAKMILPKFITKNYKDIFRMTGLKLVEGLEYAYGKFGIENSLVVCRSNKSANVYNQQIRARLLYREEELTGGDQIMVVKNNYFWLPENESAAFIANGDMAKIVRVRNTEERYGFRFSEVQLEFMDFPDVGLVTCKVMLDTLTIDAPNLSHEQGTKLFEQLNIDYEHIKNKRERFNAIKEDPYYNALQIKFAYAVTCHKAQGGQWDAVFVDQGYLTDEMVDMDFLRWLYTGVTRAKRELFLVNFAPNLFLATAEDEF
- a CDS encoding MCP four helix bundle domain-containing protein, with product MRFAYSIKQKMKIAVLLFCIMACTLLIRFLEDKSVKSMNESFVSMYNDRLIPATDLFYVAENAYLKKSLFEDALYGPDQLFDAASLKAQLGKLNVSIDSLIDKYSKTFLVKQEKEQLEELKKDLESTVGVENKMLSIATTQGIGEARKLYSNEGRDSSNKTIKKLSELMSIQKQIGEELIKDSAFMVSGNKLYSTFQVVLAIVIGILIVGIVFTSNVVKITNEKFNLN
- a CDS encoding HAMP domain-containing sensor histidine kinase encodes the protein MLHLFRYRIPKKYSDEFKDTYSYINTRQVTILGTFLLIIALGVRTTSIFYHDELESMPNLGLYNALNWVQTLGASLFILLSSLALKSSRWKTTGRETLVIIFCIFLLTTSFTVSYLFSLFNPKNTLTIFLTGIVAVSVFFALELKQIITISIYIVILFIAAMVIPNISNLQKLLNVIMSGVLAFFLYACSRYSYYFKAEQFVKVKQLEEKNMEVQLLNHQKGEILGFVAHDLRNPLNNIEALTQIALEEESNKNSMEMQLILTSTRQAKNIINDLIEVAQNEKAPFQLQTTNMIAFMNSICDNWQKNLNKERVINFKPDEPAVTAAVNPSKLTRVIDNLIGNGLKFSKPETPINIELSKSDDTCIIRITDFGIGIPDNLQKILFDQFSKAGRPGLKGEKSIGLGLHISRQIIERHGGSITVNSKENEGTTFQITIPLIAA